Proteins encoded together in one Centropristis striata isolate RG_2023a ecotype Rhode Island chromosome 6, C.striata_1.0, whole genome shotgun sequence window:
- the tspan18b gene encoding tetraspanin-18b — protein MGQGEASARGTTMEGDCLSCIKYLMFVFNFLIFLGGSFLLGVGVWVLVDPTGFREIVAANPLLFTGVYIILGMGGMLFLLGFLGCCGAIRENKCLLLFFFMLILLIFLAELAAAILAFIFREHLTREYFTKELKRHYQGYNNTDVFTSTWNAIMTTFDCCGVNSPEDFKDSLFRQINKNHMVPEACCKRASQTGELASITQEQCLSGNMMFRINKGCYSAVVDYFELYIYVAGALAIVVLTIELFAMVFAMCLFRGIQ, from the exons ggGCAGGGAGAGGCTTCAGCACGGGGGACAACCATGGAGGGGGACTGTCTCAGCTGCATCAAGTACCTCATGTTTGTCTtcaatttcctcatcttt CTGGGGGGCTCTTTCCTCCTGGGAGTGGGAGTGTGGGTACTGGTGGACCCCACAGGGTTCAGGGAAATAGTGGCAGCCAACCCCCTACTATTCACTGGTGTCTACATCATCCTGGGCATGGGAGGCATGCTCTTTCTTCTGGGCTTCCTCGGCTGCTGTGGAGCCATCCGCGAAAACAAGTGTCTGCTACTCTTT TTCTTCATGctcatcctcctcatcttctTAGCAGAGCTGGCTGCTGCCATCCTGGCCTTCATATTCCGGGAACAT CTGACCAGAGAGTACTTCACCAAGGAGCTGAAGAGACATTATCAGGGCTACAACAACACTGACGTCTTCACCTCCACATGGAATGCCATCATGACTACA ttTGACTGCTGTGGGGTGAACAGCCCAGAGGATTTTAAGGACAGCCTGTTCAGGCAGATCAACAAAAATCATATGGTGCCAGAAGCCTGCTGCAAGCGTGCCAGTCAGACCGGGGAGTTGGCCTCTATCACCCAGGAGCAGTGCTTATCAGGCAATATGATGTTCCGCATTAACAAG GGCTGTTACTCTGCAGTAGTTGACTACTTTGAACTGTACATCTACGTGGCTGGAGCGCTGGCCATTGTGGTGCTGACCATTGAG CTCTTTGCCATGGTCTTTGCGATGTGTCTCTTCAGGGGAATCCAGTAG